The sequence cttttgtcctcatgtggcaccggacagtccggtgcacaccggacagtccggtgcctctctgatcctctgctctgacttctgccgcgtgtactgttctgcactgtttactgtcagagtcgaccgttggcgcgaagatgaccgttgctccgctggcacaccggacagtccggtgcacaccggacagtccggtgaattttagcggagcggctgccgcgcgaacccgaggctggcgagttctggagaccgcgcttccttggagcaccggacatgtccggtgcacaccggacagtccggtgaattataacgcgccggcttccgagaattcccgagggtgaagagtttgagtctgagtcccctggtgcaccggacaggtactgttcactgtccggtggcacaccggacagtccggtgcgccagaccaggggtgccttcggttgcccctttgctcctttgttgaatccaaaacttggtctttttattggctgagtatgaaccttttacacctgtataatctatacacttgggcaaactagttagtccaaagatttgtgttgggcaatttaaccaccaaaattatttaggacttaggtgtaagcctaattccctttcagttttccTGTTCGATTAATTGTGAACAAATGAGAAATATAACTTGAAATCTGAGAATGAAACGATACGATGGTACAATGCAGCTGTTTTCCCTCTCCAGAGGACAAAGAAATCTCGCTCATACCATGGGCTTATATCATCACTCCTGAGTCACAAGAAAGGGGGGAAAAGGTTAGAAACTTTGAGTGCATATAGACAGAAGGAACATAGTTGCACGTGGAACACAGTGAAATTGGTAAGATATAAAATCCACAACAATGCCCAGCATCCGAATATACCGACCAATAACTTGAAATGAAACAATTTTACAGACAATTAACAAAAACAGGCAGTATTTCAGTAGAACCATCAAAAGTTAATCCACAAAAAAAATGGCAGCCACCATAGTACCATTCACACGAATAATCTACTGAAGACTGCCCACACCACATAAAACAGTAGACAATTCGAAGCTTTGATATGGTAACTTACCCTGAATCTCTTCCTATAATCTGATTCAATTCGTGAAGTGTGATGTTTCCTCTGGCCATTAACCGATACTGATGAATCCCTCTCCTCTAAATTGTTACGAGCTAGCTCATATTGAGAAATGCGAAAGAAACCTTCACAGTCCCAGGTCACGTCATAGTCTACTTTCAACCGTGATCCTTCCTTCAGAAACAAAATAATGTCAGATCTCATTATGTTTCCAAACTGGTAGAATATACAAGCAATCACTTGATGCCATCAACTAAATCTGAAAAGAAAAGGTATTGCAAACGTGTCCCATTAAGTGTTTATTAAAAAGAGAAGCTGCCAGTTCAGATGTCCATGTTCGTCTTCCCTGTGAAGTAACCCTAGCGAGCCGGCGACCAGGATTGAGGGGAAGCGGGGTCAGGTGTGGGGAGAGGAGGAAAGGATGGAGACTCACCTGAACCTGGAGCCGTGTGTCCGTGACGGTGGTGGGGACCAAGCAGGCCGCCGGTAGACGCTTAAGCCGCCAGCGAGCGCGAGGGGAAGCGGGAGGCGGCGTGGGACAGTGGGAGTGGGAAGCAggcgggggagagagagaggccgTAGGGAGTGGACGCGAGATAGCTCAACGCAATTTGATAATAAATTCGGGTCCGTCACGGGTCGGTGCGAGACAGGCGGAACAGCCGCCGAACGCGGAGAGCGCTCGGAATCGGTTCAGGTTTTAAGGAACCTGATAGGGATAGCAGTCATGTTTTGGTCAATCTGTCTATGCCGTAATGATATAGTTTTAAATGAAAAACAGATACCTTCGATCACGCGGGTGATTTTCACGGGGTCTTAGGGCATGTATAACCTAAACACTGCTGCACGGTACTTCAAGTATAAGACACAACTAAAACACAAATAATACAGTGATcatgtctaaaacatgtgtcttaccatattcattgtaccaatcagagcattcaataaattaaagtgatcaatcagctagtctcctgtctcgaacatagagctaagacattgtgtcttcgtcaagatacatgtcttgagtttttttacattcaaccccctagacacactctaagggcttgtttgggacaAAGGGTAATGGAGAGGATTGAGGGGTCTATAATCCCTCACTATTCAAAATTAAGTAGTGAGGGATTCTAGCCCCCTCAATCCACTCCATtacctttgatcccaaacaagccctaagacACAACTCAAGACATCCATTGTACATACCCTTACTGTCTCAGATTTTGGAGGTCGCTGCAAAAAGAGAATTTACTCCAAGATATCAAGGATGTTTGTCGTGGAGTGCAATGGAAGTGATAGTGGCAATAGATATCTTTACAACACATGGTTGGAGATGCAATGCTAGAATTGAGGtttagtagtcttttatgttcagGAGAAACTGTGTTATGATGTTTTTATTCTAGTTGGGTTGAGTATGTGTGATGTTTTTACTATAGTTGGTTTGTTTATGTTGATTGTGCTATGAAGCCATATACATCCTTGACGCAAAAGGCTGGAACATGTTTTTCCCATTATCAAAAAAAACACGCCAGACGATTAACAACCCAAAGCAACCTTTTAACTCAGCAGCTACAAACAATTAACAACCCAAAGAGTTTAACAAATAGCAACTACAAACAATTAACAATTAAAAACCAACATGCCCGAcgatttccaagggtttcagccaAAGAGGCTCGATCGGAATAGTAGACCTCATCAACTACAAACAATTAACAACCCAAAGCAACCTTTTAACTCAGCATTTGAGAAGATTCCATTTCAGTCAAAGCACAAATACCAACATATATGTCAGACGATGTCATCATCATAGCAGCAATCAACGGGCTTTGAATGAGACAATATATGTGCATCACACTTCACTAAAGAGAGTCAAAAGAAACACCATTTTATATGGCCACTGGAAATAATATTTTACATCATTTTATATTGTAGATTGCACTGTATATAAAGCTGTCCATTTTGAGTTTTCACTTAAAAATAAGAGGGGCCATCCGGGTGGGCCGCTTCAAGGCCCAGCTGACCGAGCAGCCCACCGGCTGGCAGTTGGCTAGGGCTCTTTCAGGAGCGGAGAAGCAGAGCAGTAGCTCGTGCGCAGGACGGACGCAGGAAGTTACCTGGCGGTGGCGCTGAACAACGAAGCGATTCCTTCGCTGCTCTGCCGGATCCTCCGCAACTGTCTGGCGCGACCATCTGCTTAAGATGGGCGAGCGCTCCTCCGACTTTTCAAAGGTTCTCTGCCCCTCTCTGCTGCTTGCTGTTCCATTCTCCTCGATCCATTAGGTCCCTAGTGTTCCTATGGTTAATCGCTGGTGGTGATTGGAAGCTGGTAGAGGTGGTGTTGTTCTTGTGCAGCGAGGTTCTCCTGTGCTCCGTTGATTTAACAGTGCGCCTGTGTGGTGCTCTGTCTGTTCTGATCTCTGTCCACCGTGGTCTGGTgcctgggctccctgctgcgcggtgttcgtcttctcgggctggtgctgTGGACGTCTACCACGACCTCAGCAGTGGCTCTAGAATCTCTGTCAACCTCCCGCtgtgcaggcccggacgtgggcggcggaattggttttttgggacagaacttcgtgttcgctgagctgatcttcccacgtagacaatctacgtgttgTGAGTTGTATGTTGCTTCACTctatttactgtttaattttgtgcaatctgctagtattaaataattgggtgtgattgcactattGTGGGTGGATTTGTTTGCTCAATGataatagcggtgtagtgagacaatgTGACAGTCTGGATTTTAGTGTGTTGTTAATTTCAGCATCAAGTACATATTTGTGCCTAATTATATCTTTATTAGCTGAGGttgtttacctgtgttaaattctgttattttatttagcacacagctccttactattagtatttatacttgattattaggcttattatatctgatctaaaaccctaatttggtaagataggactgtcacgttagtcaagGATCTCTGATCACCATTTAGCGTTGGAGGGTTGTTTATTATAgtaacccgctattttgagagcaatataaAAAGATAAACAATAATGTTTATGTgattaatctgccttcttcatctacaATCCATGTTTAATTTACAAATGGACCTGAGTAGCTATGTTTCATGTTTTCGTTTATTGGAATTGTTACTGTTCATTGCTGTTATAATTTCATATGGCATTCATCTGAGTTATATGcatgttttattcggaattagaatatttaactTATTTAAATATGatggaagcatgtcacttatttctttaattttacaacaatccagaaaaccaattcaTATAATGGCCTCCAAttctgatgtcattaagcctgaagcgttcgaTGGTGCAAGCTTTAAgcgctggcagattaagactcgcatgtggctcactgacctaaaattattttgggtagtgacgtTGGCTATTCCCTAGGCTGCACCAGATGATTCTGATGATGCAGTGAAGgccgccgcactagcggagaaggccaagtggggacgaagccaatgaggcatgcttgtctTGTTTGCTGAACGTCTTGTCTaaccgcttatttgacgtgtactctggttttacctccgctaagggtctatggactgaacttgaaaacgagttctctgaagttgacaatggcaatgagtcattcacaacgagaaactacctcaactataaaatggctgagggaaggtctgttatggagcagctacaggagattcaactccttgttagggacttggtccaatatggttgcgtcctaccagacagtttttaggtgaatgcaatactggcaaagctcccgccttcttggcagactttgtgacttcacgctgccacatgaagaagcaaatgactctcactgagttATCAGCTATGATAAACgtggaagagcgtgcaaggtccaATAACAAGTCATCCCAGCAACtccaggctcacgttgttgagaagggtggagatagaaaattccagaagaagaataagaactctccacagaagaatctgaaccaacctaagtccaaaaagatgaagaagaaaaaggaggactttatctgctacgtttgtggtgtctccgggcatacaactcggaggtgcaaacttaggaagggaaaaggtcctccacctcagcgcaaagaaggaaacgtggtggttaactccaccccagggtatgcacctcaagcctttatggcaagtccatcagatgactggtggatggattctggtgctactgttcatatttgtgatgatcgatccatgttctcttctTTCCAGGGATACAACAACGCACCAGCcttgatgggaaatggtgttccggcagcagttcgaggtactggacaggtctacctgaagttaacttcaggaaagacgctcgtgctgaaggacgtactctatgtgccctcgatgagccggaacctcatATCAGTGTCGCTGCTATGTCGATAGGGTttcaaattagtgtttgagtctaataaagtggtcctgtctaagtttggtacttttgttggaaagtcatatgagtcaggtggtttgttccgtctttctgttttgaacaatcattcttcttaccatgttaatgtggtctgtaataacgattccattaataatatatggcattcccgtttgtgtcatgtgaattttgaggccattaagagattaagtgacatgACTTTAATTCttgaatataaacatgttaaaggtgtaaaatgtggtatttgtgtgcaagctaaggagcctagaaaaccgtttcatacgattgaaggcagaagtaccactcctttagaactaattcactcagatatctatgagatgaatggtataatcacaaaaggcggtaaaagatactttcttaccttgatagatgatgctaccagattctgttatatttacttactcagaactaaagatgaggcactagaacactttaagatctataagactgaagttgaaaaccagctagacaagaaaattaaaaggttgcggtctgatagaggaggtgaatacctttccaacctttttgatgagtactgcaaagagtgtggaatcattcatgaaaccaccgctccatattcacctcagtcaaatggggtagctgaaaggaagaaccgaacagTGTGTGACGTAGCTAATGCTTTGTTGCAAAGTTCAGGGATGCCTGATATCTGGTGGGGCAAGGCAGTACTCACGGTATGCTATGCCCTGAACAGAGTACCACCTCGCAACCGTGAGGCCACaccctatgaaggatttaaaggaaggaaaccagatctttcgcatcttcggacttgggctgccttgcaaaggtgaatgtctcgttgccgaagaagagaaagttaggccctaagaccgtagactgtgtcttcctgggttatgcacataacagtgcagcttatagatttctagtggtccattccgagacGAGCGAAGTCGCTGTAAATGTAATAATGGAGtctcgggatgtgacattctttgagagcatcttccctatgcgggataaggaagtGGTAGCCCCAGACggtccatctcggacatattctctgccctcgagtgttcatgaccagactccagatttggagttaaggaggagtaagatacaaaggactgaaaagtctcagggtgatgattatattatttatctagtggatgaagaaccacactccctcacagaggcatatacatctccggatgcagagtactggagggaggttgtccgtagcgagatggattcaatcatcttgaacagaacttgggagataactgatctcccagctggttgcaagcctgtgggctgcaaatggatctttaggaggaagaggagacccgatggtactattgaaaagtacaaggcctgtctggtggctaagggttttactcaaaagaaagaggaggattattttgatacttattctccagtggctcgattgcccacaatccGTGTGCTTTTAGTGTTGGCAGCTGCTTATAAACTTCTTgtccatcaaatggacgtaaagacagcattcctaaatggagagctggaagaggaaatCTGTCATACACGCTTTATAAATATGAAGGTgagcctgtgaaccagctactatattcgcagatcatcggatctctcatgtacctgagcagtgcaactagatcagatatctcatatgcagtatgcagactggctcgttattcggccagtctaggagatagacactgggtagccttgtacagagtgcttcggtatttgaagggagcgatgaatcttggtattaaatataccaGATTTCCatcagtacttgaaggattcagtgatgcaaactggatctctgactcggatcaaatgaagtctacaagtggctatgtgttcactttagctggtggggccgtgtcgtggagatcgtctaaacaaacagtatcgacacgttccaccaaggaggctgaattagttgcacttgattcagcagcattggaggttgaatggttgagagacctgttgtcagaccttccaatgcTAGCAAAGCCGATATCGGCTGTCCTATTATATtgtgacaacacttctgtgttgctgaaagtgaacagtagaaaggacaaccaaaaatcctcgaggcgtatcagaagacgacttgattcatgtcggcatgctagagagacgggtgtaataaccgtagattacatcaagtctgaaaggaatcttgttgatcctttcaccaaaggactggctcaaaaaccaatccaagcagcgtgcgtgggaatgggactcgtaccctgttagcggtttcaactgcggataactgtcctgtgtgactggaggtcccgagatccaggctctaggaaacgaagcactgtggaaccaagagcacaaaagataaAGAGTCTCATTAGCTGTTGTGCTCTGTCAgtatggcaggttgagcgatatgctcttaatgaagtcaatgctataagcagggaaattgtcctacagaatttccttaatgatttcacctatatgagctgactgtggggtcgcagtccgggagagaatggggttttctctctagtgagttcatgaatagatattaaagggcatgaccgtaacgccctaccccgtaagagaagcagataatctgcctagtactatgtgccttttgtgtgaagattctcacactagggtttgtggatcaaggcgtagtcctccgcttactcgtgcagggttggagtacactgggataggctttcgttcaaacctaacaagtacctctgccgaaaagtagtatataaacagtatgggagctcaatgacattgatcagaaaataaAAGTGAAAATAGTGGGGATTACTTTCATTTTGAGTTTTCACTTAAAAAAATAAGAGGAGGGGCCAGTCGGGTGGGCCGCTTCAAGGCCCAGCTGACCGAGCAGCCCACCGGCTGGCAGTTGGCTAGGGCTCTTTGAGGAGCGGAGAAGCAGAGCAGTAGCTCATGCGCAGGAGGGACGCAGGAAGTTGCCTGGCGGCGGCGCTGAACAGCGAAGCGATTCGTTCGCTGCTCTGCCGAATCCTGCGCAACTGCCTGGCGCGGCCGTCTGCTTAAGATGGGCGAGCGCTCCTCCGGCTTTTCAAAGGTTCTCTGCTCCTCTCTGCTGCTTGTTGTTCCATTCTCCTCGATCCATTAGGTCCCTAGTGTTCCTATGGTTAATCGCTGGTGGTGATTGGAAGCTGGTAGAGGTGGTGTTGTTCTTGTGCAGAGAGGTTCTCCTGTGCTCCGTTGATTTAATAGTGCGCCTGTGTGGTGCTCTGTCTGTTCTGATCTCTGTCCACCATGGCCTGGTgcctgggctccctgctgcgcggtgttcgtcttctcgggctggtgctgTGGATGTCTCCCACGGCATcagcagcggctctagtatctccatCAACCTCCCGCTGTGCATGCCCGGACGTGGgtggcggaattggttttctgggacagaacttcgTGTTCGCTGAGTTAATCTTCCCACGTCGACAATCTACGTGTTGTGAGTTGTCATTTGCTTTACTctatttactgtttaattttgtgcaatctgctagtattaaatacttgggtgtgattgcactattGTAGGTGGATTTGTTTGCTCAATGataatagcggtgtagtgagataacgtgacagtctgggttttagtgtgttgttaaTTTCAGCATCAAGTActtatttgtgcctaattataTCTTTATTAGCTGACgctgtttacctgtgttaaattctgttattttatttagtacacaactccttactattagtatttatacttgattattaggcttattatatctgatctaaaaccctgatttggtaagataggactgtcacgttagtcaagGATCTCTGATCACCATTTAGCATTGGAGGGTTGTTTATTACAACAATCCgttattttgagagcaatataaAAAGATAAACAATAATGTTTATGTgattaatctgccttcttcatctacaagccatgtttaatttaTAAATAGACCTGAGTAGCTATATTTCAGGTTTTCGTTTATTAAAATTACTATTGTTCATTGCTGTTATAATTTCATATGGCATTCATCTGATTTATATGCATGTTTTATTtagaattagaatatttaatttatttaaatatgatGGAAGCATTTCAGTTATTTTTTTAATTGTACAACATATAGAGTCTAGTTTGAATATAGTTATGAGTATTGATAAACTGACGAGGATGGACTAACAAATGTAGCTCCCCGTGAAGCTTCACGACTACGTAGCCTCGTTAACCAATACTCCATTTATATGTAAAAGTCAAGCGAAGCCATTAGACTGTCTTTACCATAAGTAAGGCTTCTCGTCCGTAAAGACTGATCAAcaataaagaaaaaaataaacCTAAGGGATAGAAGAGACGATAAATGTCTGGTTTGATTTTACCTGGGCATACTATTGTAATCTTAAATTCAGGGGTATTTAGGACTTTATATAGATAATTATGAAAACGAGAAATTCTTAAAAAAAACTCGTCGTGTGTACGGTTTACTGGCATGAAAAAAATATTTAACTGAATTAACGGATTCGTTTAATTGTCTAAATTCATTGGAGGCGAGACCGCGAGCGAGATAGTTTGCACAGATTAGTCTATTTACAATGGAGGTTTCATGAGGTGTTTCATATATTAATTAGCCTGCCACATCAACTATTTGGATGACATGTCACATCATTTAAAAAGAAAGAGTTTTATGGAGTTTCATGGGGATGAAACCATGTTAACCCGTTTCCAATGTCTTGGAAACTGTGTGAAACCTCTACTGAGAGTGTTTTGTTTCATCTTCATATAATTGAGTAAATTCTATTGGTTATTTATATGCAGCATTTAAGAAGTATGTTTATATATGAAATAGTGAGATAAAACTTTCTATTGAAAGAGGGTATTTCATTCATCCATAAATCTAATATAGCATTTTTGAAAACAGAAACATGAAATCTTCATTGTGAGGAGTGGTGTACAACCAAGGTGGTTAGAGTTAGAATCTACGTATGCGAGGTCGTAATTCGTAAAGTCGGCAAAGCCATCGGAAAGACTGATATGGCCCTGTCTGTGCAACTTGCATGCTGCTGCCGACCGCGTGGCCCAAAGGAAACTAGGGTCCACCAAATGTGTCGAGAGGCGTAGGTAGGAGGAGGAGGATCGCCAGCTGCTGATCCGTTCAACACCTGCCGGCgcccgcctgcctgcctgcccaaAACAAGACCGGCCACTTGCTAGCCGTCCTCCTCCCCTGCCCCTGCCATGCGGCGGCACCGGCACCTTTCCAGATTAACTGGCTGCACCACCACCACACCACCACGCCACATCGCCGTCGGCCACCACATGATGCACGCGCACGCCGCCATATAATACTAGTACTACTGAACTACAAGGGGTTCGCCGTGCGAGCGCAAGCAACGACGCGCCGGCCCGCCTACTACTAGTACGGCCGCATCCACCATGGCTGCACCCGCCGCGGCCAAGCGCCCGTACTGGCAGGCCCCCGCCACGGCCGCCGGAGCAGCTGAGCCCAACAAGCGGCACCGCACGGCCGCGGCGCCGGCGCACATGGACGCGGAGCCGGAGCAGGAGGAGCAGCCCCTGCTCCCGGGCCTGCCGGACCACCTCGCCCAGCTCTGCCTCGCCCCGCTCCCGCCGCGCCTCCTGCACGCCGTCTGCCGCCCCTGGCGCCGCCTCCTCTACTCGCCCTCGTTCCCGCCGTTCCTCGCGCTCTACGCCGTGCTCGACGACGCCGCCgccttcgccggcagcggcgTCTCGTTCGCGGCCTACGACGCCGTGGCGGGGCGGTGGGACGAGCTTCCCGCGCCGCcgatgccgtcgccgccgcccaggCTGTGGCACCCGGCCTTCCTGTCCCGCCGGCTCCCGCTCCAGTCCGTGGCCGCGGGGGGCAGGCTCGTGCTCGTGGCCGGCTCCACGCGGGCGCTCGCCCCGGCGCTGCCCCGCCCCGTGGTCTTCGACCCGGCCGCCCGCTCGTGGCGGCTCGGCCCGCGCCTCCCGTTCGCGCCGCGCCGGTGGTGCGCGGCGGGCGCGGCCCGCGGTCGCGTGTTCGTTGCGGGCGGAGTCGGCGCGGGCTACGACGCCAGCGACGCCCGGTCCGGCGCCACGTGGGACCCGGCCGCGGACGCCGCCGCGGCCGCGGCGTGGGAGCCGATCCCGCCCATGCGCGACGCGCGGTTCAGCCGCGACGCCGCGGAGGCCGTCTGCGCCGCGGGGAAGGTGTGCATGGTCAGCCTCCGCGGCCGCGGCGCCAAGGAGGGCGCCGTCTTCGACCTGCGCGCCGCGCGGTGGGAGGACATGCCGCCCGGGATGCTCGCTGGCTGGAAGGGCccggccgcggccgcggccgctGGCGGCGACGAGGACGAGACGACTATCTTCGTGGTGGACGAGGAGCGCGGGGCGCTGAGCGCCTACGATTGGGCCGGGGACCGGTGGCGCACGGTAGTGGAGTCGGAGCGGCTCAAGGGCGCCGCCGAGATGGCGGCTGGCGGGGGCCGGGTGTGCGTGGCGGCCCAGGGTGGCGACAAGGTGCTCGTGGTCGACGTGGCGCCCTCACGGCCACGGCGGTGGGGTGCCCCCGCCGCCGCGGAGCTCCGGCCCCGCGTCTGGGAGGTGGCGGCGCCGCCGGGGAAGCGGGTGGTGGCGCTGCACGTGCTGCCCCGGATGGCGCGCGCGGACTAGCAGGTTCCCGCCACGTCGTCTGGGAATGGCGGATTGCATGCTCGTTGGATTCGCTACACGTGCTGTACAAGAGACGGCGCACACACTGCCACCTGCTGCTCATGATCCGACTCCACCTCCAGACGTTCGCATCTCCTTCCTTGCAGAGAGTTTGATTCTACTAGCGTGCTGGATCATTCCATTCCATTCCATTGAGAAATCGAGATACCATACCCCCCGTATACACACGGCACTTGCTGTGTTTTCTAGACTCTTTCCTGGCACGACATGACACGGCAGATTCGTAGGACTGCTGGAGGCACGAGCGCGGAAGCAGACGTTGTATGTACCCAGAGACCAAGGGAATCGAAAGGAATGTGCACGGTTGGCG is a genomic window of Zea mays cultivar B73 chromosome 5, Zm-B73-REFERENCE-NAM-5.0, whole genome shotgun sequence containing:
- the LOC100275515 gene encoding F-box/kelch-repeat protein SKIP25, with the translated sequence MAAPAAAKRPYWQAPATAAGAAEPNKRHRTAAAPAHMDAEPEQEEQPLLPGLPDHLAQLCLAPLPPRLLHAVCRPWRRLLYSPSFPPFLALYAVLDDAAAFAGSGVSFAAYDAVAGRWDELPAPPMPSPPPRLWHPAFLSRRLPLQSVAAGGRLVLVAGSTRALAPALPRPVVFDPAARSWRLGPRLPFAPRRWCAAGAARGRVFVAGGVGAGYDASDARSGATWDPAADAAAAAAWEPIPPMRDARFSRDAAEAVCAAGKVCMVSLRGRGAKEGAVFDLRAARWEDMPPGMLAGWKGPAAAAAAGGDEDETTIFVVDEERGALSAYDWAGDRWRTVVESERLKGAAEMAAGGGRVCVAAQGGDKVLVVDVAPSRPRRWGAPAAAELRPRVWEVAAPPGKRVVALHVLPRMARAD